AGTCGCCCTGCTACAAGAGTGGTTGGTAGAAGCGCTAGCCAAGCGCCCCGCAACACCCGCCCATACCGCGCAAAGCTTTACCCTGCTACCGCATTGCAGCGAAAAAACCAATGTCGCCAGCGCATATAGCGATTGGGATAAAATCTTCAACGCCCTAGGCCATCGCCTTGCCACCCAAGCGGCAGGTTGCTGCGGCATGGCGGGCACGTTTGGGCACGAGGCAGATCATAGAGTGATGTCAGAGCAAATTTACGCCCAGAGCTGGGGTAAAATTGTGGCGCAGCACGCTGAGGTGAATTCAAATCAATCCAAGCTGCTTGCCACCGGTTATTCCTGCCGTTGCCAAGCAAAGCTGATCGATCAAGCCACGCTACGCCACCCTGTGCAGGCATTGCTGGCAACACTCGAATGATTGAGCTAAGGGGCGGCTACTAATGATGGGGCATAGCAGCCGTCGCTTAGTAACTTAATGCCATTTCACCCAAGCTCAGTAGCAAGCCATCCCGCGTTGAAACAACGCACAGCGCTTGCCAATCTTGCAGCACCGCCAATATATTGGGGTGCAACTTTTGCCTCCCCCCTATTTGCACCACTTGGCAGCCTGCGGCCAGAGCACTAGCAATACCCGCTGGCGCATCTTCAAAAACGATACAATCCTGCGGCGCAAAATTAAGGCGGCTAGCGGCTAGGCGATACGCTTCAGGATCTGGTTTACCCACGCTCACATCTTCTGCACAAACAATATGAGCAGGAATAGGCAGCTGACAATGGCTCAGGCGATTACTGGCCAGTTGCAAGCCAGCCGAAGTCACCACCGTCCAGCGATGGCTTGGGAGCGCTGCTAAAAATTGCGTCGCCCCTAAGATCTGCACCACGCCCGTGCAATCATCCGCCTCGTACTGATCCACCCACCGCCCTTCTGCAACGCAATCTAAATGCGGGGCAACGCGGCGAATGGTGTCTTCTGAACGCACACCCTGCTGAATCGCCATTACCCTGGCAAAATCAATATCATGACGCTGGCACCACGCCGACCAAACTTCAGCCACCTTGCTCGATGAATCTACCAGTGTGCCATCCATATCAAATAACAAAGCCTGCGCATTTAAAAACATCATCTGACTGCTCCTGTAAATAAAACCATTCTGCCCGATCTCTTTACAGCAAAGTTCCAGATCTGGCTGCATTTCTTCTACAATCAGCTCATAAATCAGAACGGTGGATCAAAATGCTAGTAAGGGAGTGGGTTGGAAATACACAGGGGCAAGGTTGGCAGTATTTATACTCCCAAGATCAGCTCTGCCCGTTTCAATGGCATTACCACCCTGAATTTGAGCTGACCTTTACCCAACACGCCCAAGGAATACGCT
This genomic interval from Iodobacter fluviatilis contains the following:
- a CDS encoding HAD-IA family hydrolase, which gives rise to MMFLNAQALLFDMDGTLVDSSSKVAEVWSAWCQRHDIDFARVMAIQQGVRSEDTIRRVAPHLDCVAEGRWVDQYEADDCTGVVQILGATQFLAALPSHRWTVVTSAGLQLASNRLSHCQLPIPAHIVCAEDVSVGKPDPEAYRLAASRLNFAPQDCIVFEDAPAGIASALAAGCQVVQIGGRQKLHPNILAVLQDWQALCVVSTRDGLLLSLGEMALSY